In Camelina sativa cultivar DH55 chromosome 16, Cs, whole genome shotgun sequence, a single window of DNA contains:
- the LOC104751077 gene encoding tyrosine-sulfated glycopeptide receptor 1 isoform X1, which translates to MIDEKKMRSKSFGYLVRPVKPLSPPHMVLFVLFYVLSLSVFFLTVSEAVCNPRDRDSLLWFSGNVSSSVSPLHWNPSTDCCSWEGISCDDSPENRVTSILLPSKGLSGNLPSSVLDLRRLSRLDLSHNRLSGPLPPGFLSALDQLLVLDLSYNSFNGELPLEQSLANGSNRTFPIQTVDLSSNFLQGEILGGSVFLQGAFSLTSFNVSNNSFTGPIPSFMCTTSPLLTKLDFSYNDFNGVISQELGGCLRLSAFQAGFNNLSGEIPKEIYNLPELEQLFLPANRLSGKIDDGITRLTKLTLLELYFNHLEGEIPMDIGKLFNLRSLQLHINNLTGSVPVSLGNCTNLVKLNLRVNRLGGTLSAINFSGIQNLSILDLGNNSFTGEFPHTVYSCKKMTAMRFAGNKLTGQISPKVLELESLSFFTFSDNKMTNITGALRILQGCKKLSTLIMAKNFYGEAVPSDADFVAADGFPNLQIFGIGGCRLKGEVPPWLISLKRVEVLDLSMNRLMGSIPGWLGTLPNLFYLDLSDNLLTGELPKELFQLRALMSQKAYDATERHYLELPVFVNPNNVTTNQQYNQLSSLPPTIYIRRNNLTGSIPVEVGQLKVLHILELLSNNFTGSIPDELSNLTNLERLDLSNNKLSGRIPWSLTGLHFMSYFNVANNSLSGPIPTGSQFDTFRKAYFDGNPLLCGGVLQISCTPPTQPSTTKMDREKVNRTLVLGLVIGLFFCISLILVLLALWVLAKRRVNPGDSENAELEINSNGSYSEVPPGSEKDISLVLLFGNSRYEVKDLTIFELLKATNNFSQANIIGCGGFGLVYKATLDNGTKLAVKKLTGDYGMMEKEFKAEVEVLSRAKHENLVALQGYCVHDSARILIYSFMENGSLDYWLHENPEGPAQLDWQKRLHIMRGASSGLAYMHQICEPHIVHRDIKSSNILLDGNFKAYVADFGLSRLILPYRTHVTTELVGTLGYIPPEYGQAWVATLRGDVYSFGVVMLELLTGKRPMEVFRPKMSRELVAWVHTMRREGKPEEVFDTLLRDSGYEEEMLRVLDVACMCVNQNPMKRPNIQQVVDWLKSIAEKTNQNNREEPEEEEET; encoded by the exons ATGATTgacgagaagaagatgagatctAAATCCTTTGGTTATCTTGTGAGACCAGTAAAGCCTTTGAGTCCTCCTCACATGGTTCTGTTTGTCCTTTTCTATGTTCTTTCACTCTCTGTCTTCTTTCTTACAGTTTCAGAGGCTGTTTGTAATCCTCGGGATCGAGATTCTCTCCTTTGGTTCTCTGGCAACGTATCATCTTCAGTCTCTCCTTTGCATTGGAATCCGTCTACTGATTGTTGCTCCTGGGAAGGAATCTCTTGTGATGATTCTCCTGAAAACCGAGTCACTTCGATTCTTTTGCCTTCTAAAGGACTCTCAGGCAACCTCCCGTCCTCTGTTTTGGATCTCCGTCGTCTCTCTCGTCTCGACCTTTCTCATAACCGTCTCTCTGGTCCACTCCCACCAGGTTTCCTCTCTGCCCTTGATCAGCTCTTGGTTCTTGATCTGAGTTACAACAGTTTCAATGGTGAATTGCCACTTGAACAATCACTTGCCAATGGAAGCAACAGAACCTTCCCAATTCAGACCGTTGATCTCTCCAGCAATTTTCTTCAGGGTGAAATCCTCGGCGGTTCTGTTTTTCTTCAGGGTGCTTTCAGTTTAACCAGTTTCAATGTCAGCAACAACAGCTTCACGGGTCCTATCCCTTCCTTCATGTGCACAACTTCACCGCTGCTCACCAAACTGGATTTCTCCTACAATGATTTCAACGGCGTCATCTCTCAAGAATTGGGCGGATGCTTGAGGCTAAGTGCTTTCCAAGCAGGCTTCAACAATCTCTCTGGTGAAATCCCTAAAGAAATCTACAATCTTCCAGAGCTTGAGCAACTCTTTTTACCAGCCAACCGTCTTTCTGGTAAGATTGATGACGGGATTACTCGTCTCACCAAACTGACGTTGCTTGAGCTTTACTTCAATCACCTCGAAGGAGAAATACCAATGGATATAGGTAAGCTTTTCAACCTGCGTAGTCTCCAACTCCATATCAATAACCTCACGGGTTCTGTCCCGGTTTCTCTCGGCAATTGCACAAATCTCGTGAAGTTGAATCTACGGGTTAATAGGCTGGGAGGAACCTTATCGGCGATAAACTTTTCTGGGATTCAGAACCTCAGCATTTTAGACCTCGGAAACAATAGCTTCACAGGCGAATTCCCCCACACGGTTTACTCCTGCAAAAAGATGACAGCAATGAGGTTTGCAGGCAACAAGTTAACGGGACAGATATCTCCTAAAGTGCTGGAATTGGAATCTCTGTCCTTCTTTACTTTTTCAGACAATAAAATGACAAACATCACAGGTGCTCTCAGGATTCTGCAAGGCTGCAAGAAGCTGTCTACTCTTATCATGGCAAAGAACTTTTACGGCGAAGCTGTACCAAGCGATGCAGACTTTGTTGCTGCAGATGGATTTCCAAACCTCCAAATCTTCGGTATCGGTGGATGCAGACTGAAAGGTGAAGTACCACCTTGGCTGATCAGTCTCAAGAGGGTAGAAGTTTTGGATTTGTCAATGAACCGACTCATGGGGTCAATTCCAGGTTGGCTAGGAACTCTTCCAAACCTTTTCTACTTGGATCTTTCCGATAACCTTCTTACAGGAGAGCTTCCAAAGGAACTGTTTCAGCTGAGGGCTCTGATGTCCCAAAAGGCATACGATGCAACAGAGCGGCACTATCTAGAGCTGCCGGTTTTTGTCAATCC NAATAATGTCACCACCAATCAGCAATACAATCAGCTTTCCAGCCTCCCACCTACGATATACATCAGGAGGAATAACTTGACTGGGAGTATACCAGTCGAGGTTGGACAGCTAAAGGTTCTCCATATCCTGGAGCTTCTCAGTAATAACTTTACTGGCAGCATCCCAGATGAATTGTCAAACCTCACAAACTTAGAGAGGCTGGACCTGTCCAACAACAAACTATCTGGTAGAATTCCTTGGTCGCTCACAGGACTCCATTTCATGTCCTATTTCAATGTTGCAAACAACAGTCTCAGTGGGCCGATACCCACTGGGAGTCAGTTTGATACCTTCCGAAAAGCATATTTTGATGGAAACCCCTTGTTGTGCGGTGGTGTACTGCAAATTTCATGCACTCCTCCGACTCAGCCATCTACTACAAAGATGGATAGAGAAAAGGTCAATAGAACGCTTGTTTTGGGGCTTGTCATTGGGCTCTTTTTTTGcatcagtttgattttggtgttgCTTGCTCTGTGGGTGCTTGCCAAGAGGAGGGTAAATCCAGGAGACTCTGAGAATGCTGAACTGGAGATAAATTCTAATGGCTCGTATTCTGAAGTCCCTCCAGGATCGGAGAAAGACATAAGCCTTGTACTGTTGTTTGGAAACAGCAGGTACGAAGTAAAAGACCTAACCATATTTGAGCTCTTGAAAGCTACCAACAACTTCAGTCAAGCTAATATAATTGGTTGCGGCGGGTTTGGTCTTGTCTATAAGGCTACCTTGGATAATGGAACAAAACTGGCGGTTAAGAAACTAACAGGAGACTATGGTATGATGGAAAAAGAATTCAAGGCAGAGGTAGAAGTTCTGTCCAGGGCCAAACATGAAAACCTGGTCGCTCTACAAGGCTACTGCGTCCATGATAGTGCCCGGATACTAATCTACTCGTTCATGGAGAATGGTAGTCTTGATTACTGGCTGCATGAAAACCCCGAGGGTCCAGCCCAGCTGGATTGGCAGAAAAGACTACACATTATGAGAGGAGCAAGTAGTGGACTAGCATACATGCACCAGATATGTGAACCACACATAGTACACCGAGACATCAAGTCCAGCAATATCCTTTTGGATGGAAACTTCAAGGCTTACGTCGCAGATTTCGGGTTGTCAAGACTGATTCTTCCATACCGCACACATGTCACAACTGAGCTAGTGGGCACACTTGGTTACATTCCACCAGAGTATGGACAAGCTTGGGTAGCCACTTTGAGAGGTGACGTGTACAGTTTCGGTGTGGTCATGCTAGAGCTTCTCACAGGGAAAAGACCGATGGAGGTTTTCAGACCAAAGATGTCAAGAGAATTAGTCGCATGGGTGCATACAATGAGAAGGGAAGGGAAACCAGAGGAAGTGTTTGATACATTGCTGAGAGATAGTGGTTATGAAGAAGAGATGCTTCGTGTGCTTGACGTAGCCTGCATGTGTGTGAACCAAAATCCAATGAAAAGACCAAACATACAACAAGTTGTAGACTGGCTAAAGAGTATAGCagagaaaacaaaccaaaataacagagaagaacctgaagaagaagaagagacgtaA
- the LOC104751077 gene encoding tyrosine-sulfated glycopeptide receptor 1 isoform X2 codes for MIDEKKMRSKSFGYLVRPVKPLSPPHMVLFVLFYVLSLSVFFLTVSEAVCNPRDRDSLLWFSGNVSSSVSPLHWNPSTDCCSWEGISCDDSPENRVTSILLPSKGLSGNLPSSVLDLRRLSRLDLSHNRLSGPLPPGFLSALDQLLVLDLSYNSFNGELPLEQSLANGSNRTFPIQTVDLSSNFLQGEILGGSVFLQGAFSLTSFNVSNNSFTGPIPSFMCTTSPLLTKLDFSYNDFNGVISQELGGCLRLSAFQAGFNNLSGEIPKEIYNLPELEQLFLPANRLSGKIDDGITRLTKLTLLELYFNHLEGEIPMDIGKLFNLRSLQLHINNLTGSVPVSLGNCTNLVKLNLRVNRLGGTLSAINFSGIQNLSILDLGNNSFTGEFPHTVYSCKKMTAMRFAGNKLTGQISPKVLELESLSFFTFSDNKMTNITGALRILQGCKKLSTLIMAKNFYGEAVPSDADFVAADGFPNLQIFGIGGCRLKGEVPPWLISLKRVEVLDLSMNRLMGSIPGWLGTLPNLFYLDLSDNLLTGELPKELFQLRALMSQKAYDATERHYLELPVFVNPNNVTTNQQYNQLSSLPPTIYIRRNNLTGSIPVEVGQLKVLHILELLSNNFTGTIPDELSNLTNLERLDLSNNKLSGRIPWSLTGLHFMSYFNVANNSLSGPIPTGSQFDTFRKAYFDGNPLLCGGVLQISCTPPTQPSTTKMDREKVNRTLVLGLVIGLFFCISLILVLLALWVLAKRRVNPGDSENAELEINSNVPPGSEKDISLVLLFGNSRYEVKDLTIFELLKATNNFSQANIIGCGGFGLVYKATLDNGTKLAVKKLTGDYGMMEKEFKAEVEVLSRAKHENLVALQGYCVHDSARILIYSFMENGSLDYWLHENPEGPAQLDWQKRLHIMRGASSGLAYMHQICEPHIVHRDIKSSNILLDGNFKAYVADFGLSRLILPYRTHVTTELVGTLGYIPPEYGQAWVATLRGDVYSFGVVMLELLTGKRPMEVFRPKMSRELVAWVHTMRREGKPEEVFDTLLRDSGYEEEMLRVLDVACMCVNQNPMKRPNIQQVVDWLKSIAEKTNQNNREEPEEEEET; via the exons ATGATTgacgagaagaagatgagatctAAATCCTTTGGTTATCTTGTGAGACCAGTAAAGCCTTTGAGTCCTCCTCACATGGTTCTGTTTGTCCTTTTCTATGTTCTTTCACTCTCTGTCTTCTTTCTTACAGTTTCAGAGGCTGTTTGTAATCCTCGGGATCGAGATTCTCTCCTTTGGTTCTCTGGCAACGTATCATCTTCAGTCTCTCCTTTGCATTGGAATCCGTCTACTGATTGTTGCTCCTGGGAAGGAATCTCTTGTGATGATTCTCCTGAAAACCGAGTCACTTCGATTCTTTTGCCTTCTAAAGGACTCTCAGGCAACCTCCCGTCCTCTGTTTTGGATCTCCGTCGTCTCTCTCGTCTCGACCTTTCTCATAACCGTCTCTCTGGTCCACTCCCACCAGGTTTCCTCTCTGCCCTTGATCAGCTCTTGGTTCTTGATCTGAGTTACAACAGTTTCAATGGTGAATTGCCACTTGAACAATCACTTGCCAATGGAAGCAACAGAACCTTCCCAATTCAGACCGTTGATCTCTCCAGCAATTTTCTTCAGGGTGAAATCCTCGGCGGTTCTGTTTTTCTTCAGGGTGCTTTCAGTTTAACCAGTTTCAATGTCAGCAACAACAGCTTCACGGGTCCTATCCCTTCCTTCATGTGCACAACTTCACCGCTGCTCACCAAACTGGATTTCTCCTACAATGATTTCAACGGCGTCATCTCTCAAGAATTGGGCGGATGCTTGAGGCTAAGTGCTTTCCAAGCAGGCTTCAACAATCTCTCTGGTGAAATCCCTAAAGAAATCTACAATCTTCCAGAGCTTGAGCAACTCTTTTTACCAGCCAACCGTCTTTCTGGTAAGATTGATGACGGGATTACTCGTCTCACCAAACTGACGTTGCTTGAGCTTTACTTCAATCACCTCGAAGGAGAAATACCAATGGATATAGGTAAGCTTTTCAACCTGCGTAGTCTCCAACTCCATATCAATAACCTCACGGGTTCTGTCCCGGTTTCTCTCGGCAATTGCACAAATCTCGTGAAGTTGAATCTACGGGTTAATAGGCTGGGAGGAACCTTATCGGCGATAAACTTTTCTGGGATTCAGAACCTCAGCATTTTAGACCTCGGAAACAATAGCTTCACAGGCGAATTCCCCCACACGGTTTACTCCTGCAAAAAGATGACAGCAATGAGGTTTGCAGGCAACAAGTTAACGGGACAGATATCTCCTAAAGTGCTGGAATTGGAATCTCTGTCCTTCTTTACTTTTTCAGACAATAAAATGACAAACATCACAGGTGCTCTCAGGATTCTGCAAGGCTGCAAGAAGCTGTCTACTCTTATCATGGCAAAGAACTTTTACGGCGAAGCTGTACCAAGCGATGCAGACTTTGTTGCTGCAGATGGATTTCCAAACCTCCAAATCTTCGGTATCGGTGGATGCAGACTGAAAGGTGAAGTACCACCTTGGCTGATCAGTCTCAAGAGGGTAGAAGTTTTGGATTTGTCAATGAACCGACTCATGGGGTCAATTCCAGGTTGGCTAGGAACTCTTCCAAACCTTTTCTACTTGGATCTTTCCGATAACCTTCTTACAGGAGAGCTTCCAAAGGAACTGTTTCAGCTGAGGGCTCTGATGTCCCAAAAGGCATACGATGCAACAGAGCGGCACTATCTAGAGCTGCCGGTTTTTGTCAATCCCAATAACGTCACCACCAATCAGCAATACAATCAGCTTTCCAGCCTCCCACCTACGATATACATCAGGAGGAATAACTTGACTGGGAGTATACCAGTCGAGGTTGGACAGCTAAAGGTTCTCCATATCCTGGAGCTTCTAAGTAATAACTTTACCGGCACCATCCCAGATGAATTGTCAAACCTCACAAACTTAGAGAGGCTGGACCTGTCCAACAACAAACTATCCGGTAGAATTCCTTGGTCGCTCACAGGACTCCATTTCATGTCCTATTTCAATGTTGCAAACAACAGTCTCAGTGGGCCGATACCCACTGGGAGTCAGTTTGATACCTTCCGAAAAGCATATTTTGATGGAAACCCCTTGTTGTGCGGTGGTGTACTGCAAATTTCCTGCACTCCTCCAACTCAGCCATCTACCACAAAGATGGATAGAGAAAAGGTCAACAGAACGCTTGTTTTGGGGCTTGTCATTGGGCTCTTTTTTTGcatcagtttgattttggtgttgCTTGCTCTGTGGGTGCTTGCCAAGAGGAGGGTAAATCCAGGAGACTCTGAGAATGCTGAACTGGAGATAAATTCTAATG TCCCTCCAGGATCGGAGAAAGACATAAGCCTTGTACTGTTGTTTGGAAACAGCAGGTACGAAGTAAAAGACCTAACCATATTTGAGCTCTTGAAAGCTACCAACAACTTCAGTCAAGCTAATATAATTGGTTGCGGCGGGTTTGGTCTTGTCTATAAGGCTACCTTGGATAATGGAACAAAACTGGCGGTTAAGAAACTAACAGGAGACTATGGTATGATGGAAAAAGAATTCAAGGCAGAGGTAGAAGTTCTGTCCAGGGCCAAACATGAAAACCTGGTCGCTCTACAAGGCTACTGCGTCCATGATAGTGCCCGGATACTAATCTACTCGTTCATGGAGAATGGTAGTCTTGATTACTGGCTGCATGAAAACCCCGAGGGTCCAGCCCAGCTGGATTGGCAGAAAAGACTACACATTATGAGAGGAGCAAGTAGTGGACTAGCATACATGCACCAGATATGTGAACCACACATAGTACACCGAGACATCAAGTCCAGCAATATCCTTTTGGATGGAAACTTCAAGGCTTACGTCGCAGATTTCGGGTTGTCAAGACTGATTCTTCCATACCGCACACATGTCACAACTGAGCTAGTGGGCACACTTGGTTACATTCCACCAGAGTATGGACAAGCTTGGGTAGCCACTTTGAGAGGTGACGTGTACAGTTTCGGTGTGGTCATGCTAGAGCTTCTCACAGGGAAAAGACCGATGGAGGTTTTCAGACCAAAGATGTCAAGAGAATTAGTCGCATGGGTGCATACAATGAGAAGGGAAGGGAAACCAGAGGAAGTGTTTGATACATTGCTGAGAGATAGTGGTTATGAAGAAGAGATGCTTCGTGTGCTTGACGTAGCCTGCATGTGTGTGAACCAAAATCCAATGAAAAGACCAAACATACAACAAGTTGTAGACTGGCTAAAGAGTATAGCagagaaaacaaaccaaaataacagagaagaacctgaagaagaagaagagacgtaA
- the LOC104753795 gene encoding uncharacterized protein LOC104753795, producing MAHLKEEVEMVSSECNAIIPIEIPKKLGDTRSFVLPCQIGRFMFERCLCDLGASVNLMPLSVSERLGITNFKPSRISLVHADRSVQSPVGLVEDVHVRVGNFYIPTNFTVFELDKEPHDPLILGHPFLHTVGAMIDVKKQQIHLQIGDHTQEFDMKRLLKKPTIGGQAFSIETIDDPKDKYVKTCIGWSEVKKVLDGDLQIPIKKLVLHARLSPKGSWKILM from the coding sequence ATGGCACACTTGAAAGAGGAGGTAGAGATGGTTAGTTCTGAGTGCAATGCCATCATCCCTATTGAGATTCCTAAGAAGCTTGGAGATACAAGGAGTTTTGTACTACCTTGCCAAATTGGGAGATTCATGTTTGAGAGatgcttatgtgacttgggagctaGTGTCAATTTGATGCCGCTTTCTGTGTCAGAGCGTTTGGGAATCACCAATTTCAAACCGTCAAGGATCTCCTTAGTGCATGCTGATCGTTCTGTGCAATCTCCAGTTGGGTTGGTGGAGGATGTGCATGTTAGAGTTGGGAACTTCTACATCCCAACTAACTTCACAGTTTTCGAGCTTGATAAAGAACCACATGATCCTCTCATTCTTGGTCACCCATTCTTACATACCGTTGGGGCTATGATTGATGTAAAAAAGCAGCAAATTCACTTGCAGATTGGTGACCATACTCAGGAGTTTGACATGAAAAGGTTGCTGAAAAAACCTACTATTGGAGGACAAGCCTTTTCAATTGAAACCATTGATGATCCTAAGGATAAGTATGTGAAGACATGCATTGGTTGGAGTGAGGTCAAGAAAGTCCTGGATGGAGACCTTCAAATTCCAATAAAAAAGTTAGTGCTACATGCAAGGTTAAGCCCAAAAGGATCATGGAAAATCCTCATGTAA
- the LOC104751079 gene encoding RING-H2 finger protein ATL3-like isoform X2 has product MDDNGSAHSSMFGDLSTEEVTSKIILTAIIVLFIAVLFVLILHLYAKLYWWRIDQLQQQQQQQQQQEQEQEEDQTSSTAPPLITRRQRRRFIFVPGQDAQSNTGLSAFELSSLPIVFFRQDSCKDGLECSICLSELVKGDKARLLPKCNHSFHVECIDMWFQSHSTCPICRNTVLGPEQPSSKRVEQAPDNADHADNHDALSQISTSSPEFPTNVLVWGRQDQVSTGNTNVGPQEDGAGNAASQSQEAVVMDINDSSIRSQNASSSSSSVRYIVEEEEPKSPMTTRLRSLRRFLSRDKRVACSNSSTSSSSSNAVTSVDP; this is encoded by the coding sequence ATGGACGATAATGGATCTGCTCATAGCTCTATGTTTGGTGATCTATCAACAGAAGAGGTCACAAGCAAGATCATTCTCACAGCTATCATTGTTCTATTCATAGCGGTTCTCTTCGTCCTTATCCTCCATCTTTACGCCAAACTCTACTGGTGGAGAATAGATCAGCTtcagcaacaacagcagcaacaacaacaacaagagcaagaacaagaagaagaccaaaCATCCTCCACTGCTCCGCCTCTAATCACTCGCCGCCAAAGACGCCGTTTCATCTTTGTACCAGGCCAAGATGCTCAATCCAACACTGGACTTTCCGCTTTTGAACTCAGTTCCTTACCAATTGTCTTTTTCAGACAAGATAGTTGCAAAGATGGTTTGGAATGCTCTATTTGCTTGTCTGAGCTTGTCAAAGGAGACAAAGCAAGGCTGCTTCCAAAGTGTAATCACAGCTTCCATGTTGAGTGTATTGATATGTGGTTTCAGTCTCACTCTACTTGTCCCATTTGTAGAAACACGGTTCTTGGTCCTGAGCAACCTAGCTCAAAGAGAGTAGAACAAGCTCCGGACAATGCAGATCATGCTGACAACCATGATGCTTTGTCTCAAATTTCAACTTCTTCTCCGGAATTCCCCACCAATGTCTTGGTATGGGGTCGCCAAGATCAGGTTAGTACCGGAAACACCAATGTTGGGCCCCAAGAAGACGGTGCTGGTAATGCTGCCTCTCAGAGCCAAGAAGCTGTTGTTATGGATATCAATGATTCTTCCATTAGAAGTCAGAAtgcatcatcttcgtcttcatcagTGAGGTATATTGTTGAGGAGGAAGAACCAAAATCTCCAATGACAACAAGGTTGAGGTCCCTAAGGAGGTTTCTAAGCAGAGACAAGAGAGTGGCTTGTAGCAATAGTAGCACTAGTAGCAGCAGCTCCAATGCTGTTACTTCTGTTGATCCTTGA
- the LOC104751076 gene encoding cysteine protease inhibitor WSCP-like, producing the protein MKKPSLLSFLFTLILVAAAVCIQGERVKDTYGFPLSPGEQYFIQPVKTSRNNGGGLVPAAITFPFCPLGITQTLLPYQPGLPVSFSYKQRRPNPPWPIPPVNIPTSYALNIEFESNIWPFCKEFSTLWKFDDSSSAPKEPPILIGGTRREQNSIFMIENAGEGENTYKLTTFAGTVGAIPGVWFKAPQLVLTNDTAKTLVVKFKRVIDPTTAATSTSRVEKQGLRMFPFF; encoded by the coding sequence atgaagAAACCTTCACtgctctcttttctcttcacTCTCATATTGGTTGCAGCTGCAGTCTGCATCCAAGGTGAACGGGTGAAGGACACCTACGGATTTCCACTTAGTCCTGGTGAACAATACTTCATCCAGCCGGTGAAGACATCGCGTAACAACGGAGGTGGTCTTGTCCCAGCCGCCATTACATTTCCCTTCTGTCCACTTGGCATCACCCAAACACTCCTTCCGTACCAGCCGGGCCTACCGGTTAGCTTCTCATATAAACAGAGGAGGCCGAATCCCCCCTGGCCCATACCTCCCGTTAACATTCCAACATCTTACGCTTTAAATATCGAGTTCGAGTCCAACATATGGCCGTTCTGCAAAGAGTTTTCCACGTTGTGGAAATTCGATGATTCCTCCTCGGCTCCAAAGGAGCCTCCGATTCTCATTGGTGGCACCCGTCGAGAACAAAATAGCATTTTTATGATTGAGAATGCCGGAGAAGGAGAAAACACTTACAAGTTGACCACCTTTGCCGGAACCGTTGGAGCCATACCAGGGGTTTGGTTTAAAGCACCACAACTAGTTCTCACGAATGATACGGCTAAGACCTTAGTCGTCAAATTCAAAAGGGTTATTGATCCTACTACGGCTGCTACTTCTACTTCTCGGGTTGAGAAGCAAGGTCTAAGGATGTTCCCATTTTTCTAG
- the LOC104751074 gene encoding cysteine protease inhibitor WSCP-like: MNKPAVVSFLITLLLAAAVCIQAGEPVKETVGNDLKTDQQYYIQPVNTNFPGGGLVPAPPTLGSLCPLGIVQTAIAFIPGVPVSFSFPNSTMKTTISTDDYVNIEFKSKFWLCDKLSKFWKVDESSPATEEPSILVGGTKQEQNSWFKIEKAGERAGANTYKLTSFAGLIGTKPGALRIPRLVLTNDKAKTLLVIFKKFDEATITTSTSRVEKLGLRMFPFY; this comes from the coding sequence atgaataaACCTGCAGTGGTCTCTtttctcatcactctcctgTTAGCTGCAGCTGTCTGCATCCAAGCAGGCGAACCGGTGAAGGAAACTGTTGGAAATGATCTTAAAACCGATCAACAATACTACATCCAGCCAGTCAATACCAACTTCCCCGGAGGTGGTCTTGTCCCAGCCCCCCCTACACTAGGTTCCTTATGTCCACTTGGCATCGTCCAAACAGCCATTGCATTCATACCAGGCGTACCAGTTAGCTTCTCATTTCCAAACTCAACCATGAAAACAACCATTTCTACGGATGATTATGTAAATATTGAGTTTAAGTCCAAATTCTGGCTCTGCGATAAGCTTTCCAAGTTTTGGAAAGTCGATGAATCCTCACCAGCTACCGAAGAGCCTTCCATTCTCGTTGGTGGTACAAAGCAGGAACAGAATAGCTGGTTCAAGATTGAGAAAGCCGGAGAACGAGCTGGAGCAAACACCTATAAGCTGACCAGCTTTGCCGGACTTATTGGAACTAAGCCAGGAGCTTTACGGATACCACGACTAGTTCTTACCAATGATAAGGCTAAAACCTTACTCGTCATATTCAAAAAGTTTGATGAAGCGACTATTACTACTTCTACTTCTCGGGTTGAGAAGTTAGGTCTAAGAATGTTCCCGTTCTACTAG
- the LOC104751079 gene encoding RING-H2 finger protein ATL3-like isoform X1 yields the protein MDDNGSAHSSMFGDLSTEEVTSKIILTAIIVLFIAVLFVLILHLYAKLYWWRIDQLQQQQQQQQQQEQEQEEDQTSSTAPPLITRRQRRRFIFVPGQDAQSNTGLSAFELSSLPIVFFRQDSCKDGLECSICLSELVKGDKARLLPKCNHSFHVECIDMWFQSHSTCPICRNTVLGPEQPSSKRVEQAPDNADHADNHDALSQISTSSPEFPTNVLVWGRQDQVSTGNTNVGPQEDGAGNAASQSQEAVVMDINDSSIRSQNASSSSSSVRYIVEEEEPKSPMTTRLRSLRRFLSRDKRVACSNSSTSSSSSNAVTSVDP from the exons ATGGACGATAATGGATCTGCTCATAGCTCTATGTTTGGTGATCTATCAACAGAAGAGGTCACAAGCAAGATCATTCTCACAGCTATCATTGTTCTATTCATAGCGGTTCTCTTCGTCCTTATCCTCCATCTTTACGCCAAACTCTACTGGTGGAGAATAGATCAGCTtcagcaacaacagcagcaacaacaacaacaagagcaagaacaagaagaagaccaaaCATCCTCCACTGCTCCGCCTCTAATCACTCGCCGCCAAAGACGCCGTTTCATCTTTGTACCAGGCCAAGATGCTCAATCCAACACTGGACTTTCCGCTTTTGAACTCAGTTCCTTACCAATTGTCTTTTTCAGACAAGATAGTTGCAAAGATGGTTTGGAATGCTCTATTTGCTTGTCTGAGCTTGTCAAAGGAGACAAAGCAAGGCTGCTTCCAAAGTGTAATCACAGCTTCCATGTTGAGTGTATTGATATGTGGTTTCAGTCTCACTCTACTTGTCCCATTTGTAGAAACACGGTTCTTGGTCCTGAGCAACCTAGCTCAAAGAGAGTAGAACAAGCTCCGGACAATGCAGATCATGCTGACAACCATGATGCTTTGTCTCAAATTTCAACTTCTTCTCCGGAATTCCCCACCAATGTCTTGGTATGGGGTCGCCAAGATCAGGTTAGTACCGGAAACAC CAATGTTGGGCCCCAAGAAGACGGTGCTGGTAATGCTGCCTCTCAGAGCCAAGAAGCTGTTGTTATGGATATCAATGATTCTTCCATTAGAAGTCAGAAtgcatcatcttcgtcttcatcagTGAGGTATATTGTTGAGGAGGAAGAACCAAAATCTCCAATGACAACAAGGTTGAGGTCCCTAAGGAGGTTTCTAAGCAGAGACAAGAGAGTGGCTTGTAGCAATAGTAGCACTAGTAGCAGCAGCTCCAATGCTGTTACTTCTGTTGATCCTTGA